The Cololabis saira isolate AMF1-May2022 chromosome 20, fColSai1.1, whole genome shotgun sequence genome includes a window with the following:
- the brms1 gene encoding breast cancer metastasis-suppressor 1 — translation MPAQPPVREPEEEMEAKGESQLPEANGQVEDPKEKERTGGGGGEEMMEESMEERDSDLDDSEEEEEEEEEEEEEEESSEMDDEDCERRRGECLDEMMDLEKQFQDLKEKLFRERLSQVKVKLDEVLTGKAGEYREPLAALQSNMQIRTQVAGVYRELCLQVIKHKHECEVQGAKQHLESERTLLLDAMKSELLEKIRRLEEDRQNVDLTSEWSDEMRGKKCKRKTILGHSERKKKVALVSGPFIVYMLRDIDILEDWTAIKKAKSALSPLKKKAEKR, via the exons ATGCCCGCCCAGCCCCCTGTGAGGGAGCCGGAGGAGGAGATGGAAGCTAAAGGAGAGTCACAGCTCCCTGAGGCCAACGGGCAGGTGGAGGACCcaaaagagaaggaaagaacAGGGGGTGGGGGAGGAGAGGAGATGATGGAGGAGAGTATGGAGGAGAGGGACAGTGACTTGGACGACagtgaagaggaggaagaagaagaagaagaggaggaggaagaagaagagagttCAG AGATGGATGATGAAGACTGCGAGCGGAGGAGGGGAGAATGTCTAGACGAGATGATGGATCTGGAGAAACAGTTTCAGGACCTGAAAGAGAA GCTGTTTCGGGAGCGCCTGAGTCAGGTGAAGGTGAAGCTGGACGAGGTGCTGACGGGGAAGGCTGGAGAATACAGAGAACCGCTGGCTGCACTACAGAGCAACATGCAGATACGAACGCAAGTAGCTG GAGTGTACAGAGAATTGTGTCTGCAGGTGATCAAACACAAGCATGAATGTGAAGTGCAAGGAGCAAAGCAGCATCTGGAG AGTGAGCGGACGTTGCTGCTTGATGCCATGAAGTCGGAGCTCCTTGAAAAGATAAGGAGACTGGAGGAGGATAGGCAGAACGTAGACCTCACTTCAG AATGGAGTGATGAAATGAGAGGCAAGAAGTGTAAAAGAAAGACCATTCTGGGTCATTcagagagaaagaagaaagtAGCTTTGGTTTCAG GCCCTTTCATCGTCTACATGTTGAGAGACATCGACATCCTCGAAGACTGGACTGCCATCAAGAAG gcAAAATCAGCACTGTcaccattaaaaaagaaagcagaGA AGCGGTGA